One part of the Arachidicoccus terrestris genome encodes these proteins:
- a CDS encoding heavy metal translocating P-type ATPase: protein MKTVQPISEKLQHRSFPVLGLSCASCAASVQSMLSSQAGVSAVAVNYANATATVDYDPAAIREEDMQSVIRSIGYDLVIEKEQAAEVVEKSEQNRYKKLKIHTLWAAILSMPLMVISMWGMDIPYAGLLMWILATPVVFVFGGRFFTSAYRQLIHGKAGMDTLVALSTGVAYLYSLTVFIFPDFWASKGLPGHLYFESAAVVITFILLGKLLEMQAKSRTSADIKKLMGTQPTTATVIRDGRAEQVSVNAIKIGDHLLVKPGEAIAVDGNVLSGMPLINESMITGEPVAVQKEKDAIVYAGTLNEHTSFEMTATQVGSDTVLASIIEMVKNAQGSKAPIQKLVDKIAARFVLGVLIIAAITFLSWWWLGGAAEISRGVVAVVTVLVIACPCALGLATPAAIMVGIGRGAAMGILIKDAAHLQTLAGVTDIVLDKTGTLTTGKPVVQEAVWLEYNDQLANILLAIERSSQHPLADAVADYAASLLPHKDTVNGLTHATFLPGLGLEAAVNDINYYVGNARLLEDKGIVLNDQSLDHFLQRHPNDTIIYFADGGHKKLLAGLALADTLKPEAKTTLDRLRDQGITIHMLTGDNSATASHIAAQTGITFFEANLLPADKLTYIEQLQRAGKVVAMIGDGINDSAALAQADISMAMSKGSAVAMDVAGMTLVGDRLDKIADGIQLSRLTNKTIKENLFWAFFYNLIGIPVAAGILYPFTGYMLNPMIAGAAMAMSSICVLAASLRLRYRKLQ, encoded by the coding sequence ATGAAGACCGTTCAACCCATAAGCGAAAAATTACAACATAGATCCTTTCCGGTACTGGGGCTTTCATGCGCCTCATGCGCCGCTAGTGTACAATCGATGCTTTCCAGTCAGGCAGGCGTTTCTGCCGTAGCCGTCAATTACGCCAATGCCACAGCAACCGTTGACTATGATCCGGCTGCTATCCGGGAAGAGGACATGCAATCAGTGATACGTAGCATTGGATATGATCTGGTGATTGAAAAGGAACAGGCCGCTGAAGTGGTCGAAAAATCAGAGCAGAACAGGTACAAGAAGTTAAAAATACACACCCTGTGGGCGGCAATACTGAGCATGCCACTTATGGTCATTTCTATGTGGGGCATGGATATCCCTTACGCCGGACTCCTTATGTGGATACTGGCGACGCCTGTCGTATTTGTTTTTGGTGGCCGGTTCTTTACAAGTGCCTACCGACAATTAATTCATGGAAAGGCAGGCATGGACACCTTAGTGGCATTGTCTACCGGCGTCGCTTATCTATACTCCCTGACAGTATTTATCTTTCCTGATTTCTGGGCATCTAAAGGACTGCCCGGTCATCTGTATTTTGAGTCTGCGGCTGTGGTGATTACCTTTATCCTGCTAGGTAAGCTATTGGAAATGCAAGCCAAGAGCCGCACTTCCGCAGACATCAAAAAGCTAATGGGTACACAGCCTACGACCGCTACGGTCATCAGAGACGGCAGAGCCGAACAAGTGTCTGTCAACGCCATTAAAATTGGTGACCACCTACTGGTAAAGCCTGGTGAAGCCATCGCGGTTGACGGCAATGTCCTTTCCGGAATGCCCCTAATCAATGAAAGCATGATTACGGGAGAACCGGTTGCTGTACAAAAAGAAAAAGACGCAATCGTCTATGCGGGTACACTCAACGAGCATACGTCTTTTGAAATGACTGCTACGCAAGTAGGCAGCGACACGGTATTGGCCTCTATCATCGAAATGGTAAAAAATGCGCAGGGTAGTAAAGCGCCTATTCAGAAACTCGTGGATAAGATCGCTGCACGTTTTGTTCTGGGTGTTTTAATCATCGCTGCCATTACCTTTTTATCCTGGTGGTGGCTGGGAGGTGCGGCAGAGATTTCCAGAGGTGTGGTGGCTGTTGTCACAGTGCTTGTTATTGCCTGTCCATGTGCACTGGGACTGGCAACACCTGCAGCCATCATGGTAGGCATTGGTAGAGGCGCCGCGATGGGCATACTTATCAAGGATGCTGCACATCTTCAGACCTTAGCTGGCGTAACAGACATTGTATTAGACAAAACCGGCACGCTTACTACCGGCAAGCCTGTTGTACAGGAAGCCGTCTGGCTGGAATATAATGACCAACTGGCAAATATATTACTGGCCATAGAACGCAGTTCACAGCACCCACTCGCAGATGCCGTCGCCGACTATGCTGCATCATTGCTTCCACATAAGGACACCGTAAACGGCCTGACGCACGCTACTTTTTTGCCTGGCTTAGGCCTGGAAGCGGCCGTTAATGATATCAATTATTATGTAGGAAATGCCCGGCTTTTGGAAGACAAAGGCATCGTCTTAAATGACCAAAGCCTGGATCACTTTCTACAGAGGCACCCCAACGACACCATTATCTACTTTGCAGATGGCGGCCATAAAAAACTGTTGGCCGGACTGGCGTTGGCAGACACCCTGAAACCGGAGGCGAAAACAACACTTGACAGGCTTCGGGATCAAGGGATAACCATACATATGCTCACAGGCGATAATTCAGCAACAGCCAGTCATATAGCTGCGCAAACGGGTATCACTTTTTTTGAAGCAAATCTGCTGCCGGCTGACAAGCTGACCTATATTGAACAACTGCAGCGAGCCGGTAAAGTTGTGGCCATGATCGGCGACGGCATCAATGATAGCGCAGCGCTCGCACAGGCAGATATCAGTATGGCAATGTCAAAAGGAAGTGCGGTAGCGATGGATGTCGCGGGCATGACACTGGTAGGCGACAGGCTGGATAAAATTGCTGACGGCATACAACTTTCCAGATTAACCAACAAAACAATAAAAGAAAACCTTTTCTGGGCCTTCTTTTATAACTTAATAGGGATTCCTGTCGCTGCCGGTATCCTTTATCCGTTCACAGGTTATATGCTAAACCCTATGATCGCGGGTGCAGCTATGGCGATGAGCAGTATTTGCGTGTTAGCCGCCAGTCTGCGGCTCCGGTATAGAAAGCTTCAGTAA
- a CDS encoding heavy-metal-associated domain-containing protein, whose amino-acid sequence MMATYQFKTNIQCEGCIAKVTPFLNQIKDLENWQVDIKNPEKILTIQGPAEANINVLVTEKVKEAGYQIEPVV is encoded by the coding sequence ATGATGGCAACTTATCAATTTAAAACGAATATCCAATGTGAGGGGTGCATTGCTAAAGTCACTCCCTTCCTAAATCAGATCAAAGACCTGGAAAACTGGCAAGTAGATATCAAAAATCCAGAAAAAATCCTGACCATACAGGGGCCTGCAGAAGCAAATATTAACGTATTGGTAACTGAAAAGGTCAAAGAGGCAGGCTATCAGATAGAACCTGTCGTCTGA
- a CDS encoding cation diffusion facilitator family transporter: MAHDHSTHSHAHHHHTLTAQKINTAFLIGIGLNTVFLIVEFIVGFMQNSLSLISDAGHNATDVFSLLVSLFAFKMMQAKASKQYTYGYKKGTILASLLNAVLLLVTVFFIFYEAIGRIGQPVAVHGTVISIVALIGVFINGFSAYLFFKDQKKDINIKGAYLHMVSDAIVSLGVVIGGLLMNYTGWYWLDTGISIIIGIVILKATWGLFTKSVRLALDGMPEDIDVEEVKKIILTYPGIVGVHHIHIWPLSSNENALTAHLVLAGTDITRYETIKQSLRHDLLHANIHHITFEIESTACSEITCADKGQQSDGCS; the protein is encoded by the coding sequence ATGGCCCACGATCATTCAACGCATAGCCATGCACATCACCATCATACACTTACTGCTCAGAAGATCAATACAGCATTTCTGATTGGTATCGGCCTGAATACCGTATTTTTGATTGTTGAGTTCATTGTAGGCTTTATGCAGAACTCCTTATCCCTCATTAGTGATGCGGGTCATAATGCCACTGATGTATTCAGTCTGCTAGTATCCCTGTTTGCCTTTAAAATGATGCAGGCAAAGGCATCTAAACAGTATACATATGGTTATAAAAAGGGAACTATACTGGCGTCCTTACTCAATGCGGTATTGTTACTTGTAACGGTGTTTTTTATCTTTTACGAAGCAATTGGCAGAATCGGCCAACCTGTAGCCGTGCATGGAACTGTTATTTCTATCGTTGCGCTGATCGGTGTATTTATTAACGGGTTCTCTGCCTACCTGTTTTTTAAAGATCAAAAAAAAGATATCAATATCAAAGGTGCTTATCTACATATGGTGAGCGATGCCATTGTTTCCCTGGGTGTTGTTATTGGTGGTCTGTTAATGAATTATACGGGGTGGTACTGGCTGGATACGGGCATCAGTATAATCATAGGCATTGTTATTTTGAAGGCCACATGGGGCCTTTTTACGAAAAGTGTACGTTTGGCACTCGATGGCATGCCCGAAGATATTGATGTGGAAGAAGTCAAGAAAATAATATTAACATATCCTGGAATTGTGGGCGTACATCATATTCATATCTGGCCGCTTAGCAGTAACGAGAATGCCTTAACCGCACATCTGGTATTAGCCGGGACAGATATCACCCGTTACGAGACTATTAAACAGTCGCTTCGCCACGATCTGTTACATGCTAATATCCACCATATTACTTTCGAAATAGAAAGTACCGCCTGCAGCGAAATAACCTGTGCAGATAAGGGTCAGCAAAGCGACGGGTGTTCATAA
- a CDS encoding alpha-L-rhamnosidase: MKQTKFIDRSISVFTPKALWFCAIFLFFGLRLEAQIQISQLWVENKTNPMGIDVPQPRFTWASVSDGGNVEQTAYEIRVAGTSQDLQKGKNLVWGSGKISSPSSLHVPYGGDKLQASQQYYWQVRVWDNQGHSSKWSAPAYFTTGLFSSNEWKAKWIEPGYQEDTVLRPSPLLRKDFSLDKKILRATALITAHGLYEAFINGRRVGKGFLTPGWTSYNKRLQYQQYDVTDLVKKGSNAIGVMLGNGWYRGTIAWGNNYNIYGKTLGLLFQLEITYSDGSKATVISDDSWTSTTGKVRYAEIYNGETIDARQAKKGWTEPGYNDADWSPVRIGQYGYKNLITTQNELVEKHKTFKPIKVITTPKGEKVLDFGQNLVGWVVARLHGQAGDTVKVFHAEVLDKDGNFYTTNLRKAKAEDQYILSGTGAETFEPHFTWHGFRYIRVEGIDGPLNPEDFTAVTLYSAMPVTGHFSSSDSLINQLQHNIEWGLRGNFLDVPTDCPQRDERLGWTGDAQVFSRTASFIRNVNSFFDKWMKDVAADQQKDGRVDHVVPNVLGANSSGSAGWADVATIIPWNMYLAYGDRQILETQYPSMKAWVDYIKSVSKENLWNTGFHFGDWLFYHPADDNDGRAAVTDKYLIAQCFYAHSTQLLINTAKLLGKANDVAMYTHLLEDIKKAFMREYVTPSGRLVSSTQTAYVLALNFDMLPEGLRSQAAERLVANIRSYDNHITTGFLGTPYICSVLTRFGYSNVAYQLLLQKTYPSWLYPVKMGATTIWERWDGIKPDSTFENPGMNSFNHYAYGAIGDWMYRKMVGLDTYEDGVAYKHSRIQPHIGGDFTDAKASLNTYFGILSNEWKMSGNRLTMTVHIPVNTHSTVFIPTNDPSSVRVNGKPLNDMDSLLVEGKDGEFLKIQLGSGSYTFTSQYQVPKKKI; the protein is encoded by the coding sequence ATGAAACAAACAAAGTTTATCGATCGCTCAATTAGTGTTTTTACGCCTAAGGCACTCTGGTTTTGTGCCATATTCTTATTTTTTGGGTTACGTCTTGAGGCGCAGATCCAAATAAGTCAACTCTGGGTAGAAAATAAGACAAACCCGATGGGGATTGATGTGCCACAACCCAGATTTACATGGGCATCTGTTTCAGACGGCGGGAATGTAGAACAGACGGCTTACGAAATTCGGGTGGCTGGTACTTCACAAGATCTGCAAAAGGGGAAAAACCTTGTCTGGGGATCAGGTAAGATAAGTTCACCCAGTTCTTTACATGTACCATATGGAGGGGACAAATTGCAAGCCAGCCAGCAGTATTATTGGCAGGTCCGTGTCTGGGACAACCAGGGTCATAGCTCTAAGTGGAGTGCGCCCGCTTATTTTACCACCGGGCTGTTTTCAAGCAATGAATGGAAAGCCAAATGGATCGAACCGGGATACCAGGAGGACACGGTTTTAAGACCCAGCCCGTTGCTGCGAAAGGACTTTAGTCTGGATAAAAAGATTCTGCGGGCAACAGCTTTAATCACTGCACATGGACTGTATGAAGCATTTATCAATGGCAGGCGAGTGGGGAAGGGCTTTCTTACACCGGGTTGGACAAGCTACAATAAAAGGTTGCAGTATCAACAGTATGATGTGACGGATCTGGTCAAAAAGGGAAGTAATGCTATTGGAGTGATGCTGGGAAATGGCTGGTACAGGGGAACGATTGCCTGGGGAAATAATTATAATATTTATGGGAAAACCCTCGGCCTTTTATTTCAGCTGGAAATAACATACAGTGACGGCAGCAAAGCAACGGTTATCTCCGATGACTCCTGGACGTCAACAACAGGCAAAGTTCGCTATGCAGAAATTTATAACGGCGAGACCATTGATGCTAGACAGGCAAAGAAAGGCTGGACGGAGCCAGGGTATAATGATGCTGACTGGTCGCCGGTTAGGATAGGTCAGTATGGATATAAGAATCTTATAACAACGCAGAATGAGCTCGTTGAAAAGCATAAAACTTTTAAACCCATTAAAGTAATCACCACACCCAAGGGAGAAAAAGTACTGGACTTCGGGCAGAACCTGGTAGGTTGGGTCGTAGCCAGGTTACATGGCCAGGCGGGAGATACGGTGAAGGTTTTTCATGCGGAAGTGCTGGATAAAGACGGTAATTTTTACACGACCAATCTGCGCAAAGCAAAAGCCGAAGATCAGTATATTTTAAGCGGAACCGGTGCCGAGACATTTGAACCGCATTTTACCTGGCATGGGTTCCGCTATATCCGTGTGGAAGGAATAGATGGGCCATTGAATCCTGAGGACTTTACAGCGGTAACACTTTATTCAGCTATGCCTGTGACGGGCCATTTTAGTAGCTCTGACAGCCTGATCAATCAGCTGCAGCATAATATAGAATGGGGCCTGAGGGGAAACTTTCTGGATGTGCCTACTGATTGTCCGCAACGCGATGAAAGACTTGGCTGGACAGGTGATGCACAGGTCTTCTCCAGAACGGCGTCCTTTATCCGCAATGTCAACAGCTTTTTCGATAAGTGGATGAAAGACGTAGCTGCCGATCAGCAAAAAGACGGGCGGGTAGATCATGTCGTTCCTAACGTCTTAGGTGCTAATTCCAGTGGTTCGGCCGGCTGGGCAGATGTCGCTACCATTATACCCTGGAATATGTACCTGGCGTATGGGGATCGTCAAATATTGGAAACGCAATATCCGAGTATGAAAGCCTGGGTGGACTATATTAAAAGCGTCAGTAAAGAAAATCTGTGGAATACCGGTTTTCATTTTGGAGACTGGCTTTTCTATCACCCGGCAGATGATAATGATGGCCGCGCGGCGGTGACTGATAAGTATCTGATAGCTCAATGCTTCTATGCTCACTCCACCCAGTTACTGATCAATACGGCAAAACTTCTGGGGAAAGCGAATGATGTGGCGATGTATACTCACTTACTGGAAGATATTAAAAAAGCCTTTATGCGCGAGTATGTAACTCCTTCCGGCAGGCTTGTGTCCAGTACGCAAACGGCTTATGTGCTCGCACTTAATTTTGATATGTTACCGGAAGGCCTCCGAAGTCAGGCAGCGGAAAGACTGGTAGCAAACATCCGAAGTTATGACAATCATATTACTACCGGATTTTTAGGAACGCCTTACATCTGTTCGGTGCTGACCAGATTTGGCTATAGTAATGTTGCTTATCAGCTATTGCTCCAGAAGACCTATCCGTCTTGGTTATATCCTGTAAAGATGGGAGCGACCACTATTTGGGAAAGGTGGGATGGTATAAAGCCTGACAGTACCTTTGAAAATCCCGGAATGAACTCCTTTAATCATTATGCGTATGGTGCAATAGGAGATTGGATGTATCGAAAAATGGTTGGACTGGATACCTACGAGGATGGTGTCGCTTACAAGCATAGCAGAATTCAGCCACATATTGGCGGCGACTTTACCGATGCAAAGGCCAGCCTGAATACCTATTTTGGCATATTGAGTAATGAATGGAAGATGTCGGGCAATAGGCTGACTATGACTGTTCACATCCCGGTGAATACGCATTCGACTGTTTTCATTCCTACCAATGACCCTTCGTCCGTAAGGGTGAATGGCAAGCCGTTAAACGACATGGATAGCCTTTTAGTGGAAGGCAAAGATGGTGAATTTCTTAAGATACAATTAGGCTCAGGAAGTTATACATTTACAAGTCAGTATCAGGTACCCAAGAAGAAAATTTAG
- a CDS encoding RagB/SusD family nutrient uptake outer membrane protein: MKYKYLIGLFYIAITACGCNKFLDQQPQDFASSTTFFKNVTQLKEVLNGGYAGLQNLYNADGNLWAMTEMRSDNTTFEYNNEDRGSLQLENLDYFQVTTDNNYLETIWTSIYNSIAQCNGVIAHIDDVTYASDDQKAEIYGQAVFLRSLFYFHLVRLWGSVPLVLRQLDDPAKAYNTKVSVDSVYRQIIADATEAAKDLPQSWPSSDLGRATRGAAYSLLGEVYLTRKQYQLSIDAFDKVSGYALLPSYAGLYQPSGKNNVESIFEIQYSNAIEGEASNYLYTFAPLYSGFKTIGSFDPNSGAGRNIPTRNMISAYEAGDLRKAASIAWFVDKLNIDKGYAEAQHDSVPFINKYASKPIVSGKQDNDFYVYRYAQVLLWKAEAINEQLGPNGQAYENVNLVRKRAGLPALEKGLSQADFRKAVYHEQRVENAFENHRWYQLLRTGEAKAAMTANGSEQKSYQKWLPASSYDIQDYKMLFPIPLNEIQLNNIEQNEGWQ; this comes from the coding sequence ATGAAATATAAATATCTGATCGGTTTATTTTATATAGCGATTACTGCCTGCGGATGCAATAAATTTTTGGATCAGCAACCACAGGACTTTGCTTCCTCTACAACTTTTTTTAAGAATGTAACACAGCTGAAAGAAGTTCTGAACGGTGGATACGCTGGCCTGCAGAACCTATATAATGCAGACGGGAATCTCTGGGCAATGACAGAGATGCGCTCCGATAACACCACCTTTGAATATAATAATGAAGATCGTGGCTCCCTGCAACTTGAAAATCTAGACTATTTTCAGGTAACAACAGACAATAATTATCTTGAAACTATCTGGACATCTATCTACAATTCAATCGCTCAGTGTAATGGTGTCATTGCACATATCGATGATGTGACCTATGCCAGTGATGACCAGAAGGCGGAAATTTATGGGCAGGCAGTTTTCTTAAGAAGTTTGTTCTACTTTCATTTGGTAAGACTTTGGGGAAGTGTTCCGCTGGTCCTCAGGCAGTTGGATGATCCCGCTAAGGCATACAATACCAAGGTCTCTGTGGATTCGGTCTATCGGCAGATCATAGCGGACGCTACTGAGGCCGCTAAAGATCTTCCGCAATCCTGGCCATCCTCAGATTTGGGAAGAGCCACCCGGGGGGCAGCCTATTCGTTACTTGGGGAGGTATATCTGACCAGAAAACAATATCAGCTATCGATTGACGCATTTGATAAGGTATCGGGTTATGCTCTGTTGCCCTCTTATGCAGGTTTGTATCAACCCAGCGGTAAGAATAATGTAGAATCCATTTTTGAGATCCAGTATAGCAATGCCATTGAGGGCGAAGCCAGCAACTATCTTTATACTTTTGCCCCTTTATATTCCGGGTTTAAGACAATCGGTTCTTTTGACCCCAACAGCGGTGCCGGCCGCAATATCCCGACCCGGAACATGATCAGCGCCTATGAGGCAGGTGACTTACGCAAGGCGGCCTCTATTGCCTGGTTCGTGGATAAGTTGAATATAGATAAAGGTTATGCAGAAGCACAGCATGATTCTGTTCCTTTTATTAATAAATATGCTTCTAAACCCATTGTTTCAGGTAAACAGGATAATGATTTTTATGTATATCGATATGCTCAGGTGTTACTTTGGAAGGCGGAAGCCATTAACGAGCAGTTGGGTCCGAATGGTCAAGCCTATGAGAATGTAAATCTGGTACGCAAAAGAGCAGGGCTACCGGCTTTGGAAAAAGGGTTAAGTCAGGCTGATTTCCGCAAAGCCGTTTATCATGAACAGCGTGTTGAGAATGCTTTTGAAAATCATCGATGGTATCAGCTGTTGAGAACAGGAGAAGCAAAAGCGGCGATGACGGCCAACGGTTCTGAGCAAAAATCTTATCAGAAATGGCTGCCTGCGTCTTCATATGATATCCAGGACTATAAAATGCTGTTTCCTATTCCGCTCAATGAAATTCAATTAAATAATATTGAACAAAATGAGGGCTGGCAATAG